The DNA window CTTAAGTAACGCAAATGATGAGAAGCTGTTGCTGTAGAGGACCCAATGACCGCTGCAATATCACAGACGCACATTTCCTCTTCTATTGTTAAGGCGTATGCGATACTCAGTCTTGTTTCATCCGCCAGCGCTTTAAATAAGTTCGCTACATCGCTCAGGTCGGTCATACTTTCTTGTACACGATCAACAACTTCTGGATGGACCTTCGTCACTTCACACAATTCTTTCATACGGCACCTCTTTCATTCAAATAAATGTTTGATTGTTTCTTTCAGTATATTCGCTCTAGCAGCGACAGTCAAACGTTCATTTGAATGAATTGTATTTACATACTAAAAAAAAGGTGATACAGTTTTATAGCCTGTTAGTGAACAAATTCACTAACTACTACGTTGCTACCCGTTCTAAAGCTGTTAGATAATGAGTGATTTCTCATTAGTTTTCATAAAAAAGATGAGGTATGGAGTCAACCCACTAAGACTTTTAATAGAAACAGTTGATTTTCAACAGCCTGGATCAAGGAAAATTATAATAGAAGGAAGTGAACATTTTTGAATACACTATCTTATAAAGAACAATGGTTCGGCAATATCCGCGGAGACGTTTTGGCCGGAATTGTTGTCGCACTTGCACTTATTCCGGAAGCGATTGCTTTCTCAATCATCGCGGGTGTCGATCCGATGGTTGGTTTATACGCTTCGTTTTCAATTTCCGTCATCATCGCTTTTGTCGGTGGACGGCCAGGTATGATTTCGGCAGCAACGGGAGCTATGGCACTCGCTATGGTCTTGCTAGTTCGTGATCATGGTCTGGACTATTTACTAGCCGCCACCGTGCTGACGGGTGTGTTGCAGTTAATTTTTGGTCTTTTAAAAGTTGCCCGTTTTATGAAATTTATCCCACGGGCTGTCATGATTGGTTTTGTCAACTCGTTAGCGATTTTGATTTTCATGGCACAAGTACCGTTTATTTTCGGCATTAATGCGTTGACTTACGTTTTTGTTGGCGTTACGTTGGCGATTGTTTATATTTTGCCTCGTTTTTTCACAGCTATTCCAGCACCTTTGATTGCAATTCTTGTCTTGACAGGTGTTGTTATATACAGTGGAATCGATATGCAAAATGTCGGTAGTCTTGGTACCATTTCACAAACATTGCCAAGCTTCTTTATCCCGAGCGTACCATTTAATTTCGAAACTTTACAAATTATTTTCCCAACTGCATTGGCACTTTCCGTTATCGGTTTGCTCGAGTCTTTATTAACTGCGTCGATTATTGATGATGCAACAGAAACTGGATCTGATAAAAACCAAGAAGCACGGGGACAAGGCATTGCAAACATTATTACTGGCTTTTTCGGTGGAATGGCAGGTTGTGCGATGATCGGACAATCAGGCATTAACGTTCAGTCTGGAGGACGTGGACGATTGTCAAGCTTTGTTGCTGGGGCCTTCCTAATGTTCCTCATTATCGTTTTGGGCAATTGGGTTGTCCAAATTCCAATGCCTGTTCTAGCTGGCATTATGGTAATGGTTTGCATCGGTACTTTTGACTGGAGTTCGTTCAAGTATTTAGCGACAGCTCCAAAAGCGGATGCCATCGTTATGTTGTTAACAGTTGTTGTTGTTGTTTATACACATGATTTATCAAAAGGTGTATTTGCCGGTGTTATTTTAAGCGCTATGTTGTTTGCCGCTAAAATTTCTAAGGTCGAAGTGCGTAAAGAAGGATTAGAATCCAATGTGTCGAATAGATATACCATACATGGACAATTATTTTTCGCTTCTTCACAAGATTTTGTTTCTGCATTCGACAAAGTTGAAGCTTCTGAACAAGTTGTATTGGACTTTTCGGATGCAACAGTATGGGACGACTCAGGCGTTGGAGCAATCGACCGGGTCATGAACAAACTGCAAGCACAAGGACAGTCTGTTGAGATTGTCGGGTTAAATGCTTCAAGTCAAAAGCTTGTAGACAAACTAGCAACCTTCAGTACTGCAAGTAAAGGCACATCATAAGGAGGATGCTTTATGTATGAGAAAATTTTAGTGGCAGCAGATGGCTCGGATCATTCAAAACGAGCTGCTCATGAAGCCGTCAGAATGGCCAAAACTAATCCACAGGCTTTTGTCACTTTGCTTTATGTCATCGATTACGAAAAAGCACGGACAGAAATTCTTCATGGCCAAAGCAGCGACGAAGTTCATTTGGAACGTCGTAAGCATCTAGTACCACTCGAAGAAATCTTCCGGTCTGCTGGTATTAACTTTGAAACGAAGACGCTTCACGGTGTTCCTGGACCAACCATCGTCAAACATGCTAATGAGACTGGTTACGATGTCGTCTTGATCGGCAGCCGCGGATTAAACACATTGCAAGAAATGGTACTTGGCAGCGTCAGCCATAAAGTGGCTAAACGCGTTGAGGCACCCGTTATTATCGTCAAATAAATTTAGCTACTTAATAAAAGATCCCTTTGCGATTTTCGCAAAGGGATCTTTTAAAGCATGTAACCATAGCCTAAGCTAAACAGCACAACTCCACTGACTACAGTGAGTAAAACGTAGCCGCCGCCTGTTAACCATTTGCCGTCCTCTAAATCTTTTACAACATCCAAAGCCATCGTTGAAAACGTTGTAAAAGCTCCAAGAAATCCAGTAATCCAAAAAACCGACAAATTGCCGCTGCCTATAAATAGACCAAGTACCAATGAACCAATAGTGTTAACTAGCCAAGTTGCGACTTTTGGCTGCCATAATCGACTTTCAACCAATAAGTAAAATACGTAACGCGTGATTGCTCCTAAAAATCCACCAATTGCGATACCGATCATGACGGTACTCCTTTTCGACCAGTCCACAGACCTGCTCCTGCTGCTGCAATGCATGCAACTGTCATCGTCATAGCAAAAACCAAGCCCCACCAGATAGACGACTCTAGCTGGTGGAACCAGTCAGCTGAAAATGCTGAAAACGTCGTAAACGACCCTAACAACCCGGTTGATATCAATAACCTCAGCTCTGCCGATTTCCGAGTTAATCGAACAGCCGCTAGTCCAATTAAAAAGCTACCCGCTATATTGACAAGCCAAAGACCCAATCCTTCTGCGACCGCCATGTATATGCTTGCACGCAAAAGCGATCCGATCATTCCGCCAAGCCCTACCGCCAGTATTCTTTTCATTTCAACCGCCTCGCATCTGTTTTCTTCCAGTATAACTTATTCAGCTTTTAATATTAATATCGATCCTTCCACGTCATCGATGATTTCGGTTTCGTGGAAATCCCCTTCAGCCCAATCGTCCACTTGGTTATGGAAGTAATCCGATTTCAAATGCCCACTCAGTCCAGGACCTACAATATGATAAGCGCTCGATAAATCCGCAAGATCTGCTACAAAACGCCACGATGCTCCGTGATCAACATTACCTTCTGGCGTAGATGCCGCAGCTTGCACGGTAATATTAGAACCTCCAATTGGCACGGGATCTGGATTAAGAAATTCAGCAAAAATTGGAGATGCACTTGCTAGTGGATGTGGGAAAGTTAATTGATGTTGCTCTCCCCAGTTCCAATCAGCCAAGTCCGTCCCTTGTTCATCTTCAATTTCAGTAACCGCTGTCTCTAATGAATCCACAAGCCATTTTTCCACACCGCCGTATTCCGTTACCCAAACGCCTTCTTTCCCAGCAAATGCATTGCGCATCATTTCATCCGTGATGTGATTTTTTCCATCCAACATTTTAAAAACGTCTTTCGGAAACTCTTCGGCAAGCAAAGTCTCCGGTAATTGCTTAATCCATTTATGGAATACTAAAGGCGCAGCCTGTTCTTTACTATCAACTTGGTCCCACTCTTCGAGCATTGTCAATACTTCATCGTAGTCATCCGTTTTACTACGTACCGTAGCAATCATATCCGCTAAAAATTCAGCGGCGTATAAATTCTTCTGGTCCATCTGCAAATCCATCATATCCTGTGCTGTCAATTCATCTGATGCTTCTAGCACCTCCGCAATCCGTTCATAACGATACGGTTGCGCCCAGAAATCAGTAATGTGATAAGGATAAGCATTGTCAATCACTTCATTATTCGCTGTCGCAATAAACCCTTCTTCTGGATTGACCGATCGTGGCAGCTCATCAAAAGGTATATAGCCTTCCCAGCCGTAGTCAGCTGAATCTCCCGGAACTGGCAATTGTCCATCTCCTGATTTTCGGATAGGAATCCGACCATTTGCTTTATAGGCGATTGTTCCATCTGTGGAAGCGAAGACAAAGTTTTGCGCAGGTGCTTGAAAATCTTCTAGCGCCAGTTCGAATTCTTCCCAATTGGATGCTTTATTGAAATTTAGTACTGCTTGTAATTCAAGTGTCGGCTCAAGAGCTGTCCACTGCATGGAAAAGACCGCTCCTGCCTGTTCTTTATCGTACAGTATATTCGAAACAACAGGACCATGCCTTGTCACCAACACTTCAAAGTCTTCCGTTTCTCCGTCTTTCACCTTGATGGGCTCTTTCCTTACTTCTGCTTGTTCCCATGCTCCTTCATAACGAAACTGTGTCGGATTTTCAGGATTGGGTGTTTCGATATAAAGGTCCTGGACATCCGGTCCAACATTAGTAACACCCCAAGCAATTTCTTCATTGTGACCAAGAATAATTCCCGGAATACCAGCAAAAATAACTCCACTTACATTTTGTTTAGGTGATTCTAAATGCATCTGGTACCAAATAGACGGAGTACTAAGACCAAGATGCGGATCATCTGCGAGCAAAGGTTTACCACTCGCTGTTTTGTCACCTGACACCACCCAGTTGTTGCTACCGTTAAATTCAGGTGGAATCACAGAAGTGTCGAATTCACCGGCTACTTTGACTGACTGTTGTTTATTTGCCGCCAAAATTGCCGGTGCGTTTTCAGGGTATTGGATAAATAACTCGCGTGCTTTGTCTTCTGGAAATTCGTTCAATGCCCAGTGGCGAACAGCAAGTGTGTTCCAATGTCCTCCAAGATCATAAGCCATGAATTTGCCGATTGTCAGCGAATCTACTGTTGTCCACTCGGTAGGTTCATAACCGAGAAGCGCAAATTCAAAACTCAAATCACCATTTTCTTTTGCCTCTTCCATATAAGCATTGACGCCTTCTGTATACCATTCTAGTACTTGCTTAGCTTCTGCATCGTAGCCTTCCCAAGATTTTTCAGCAGCATCTCGCAAACTAAAAGTTCGGAAAAACTTATCGGTATCGACTGCATCTGCTCCGATTACTTCTGCCAATTGCCCACTCGCTTGTCTGCGCGATAAATCCATTTGGAACATCCGGTCCTGCGCCTGCACATACCCTTGCGCCCGGTAAAGATCTGCGTCTGTGTCTGCCTGTATATGAGGAAC is part of the Planococcus kocurii genome and encodes:
- a CDS encoding universal stress protein, with amino-acid sequence MYEKILVAADGSDHSKRAAHEAVRMAKTNPQAFVTLLYVIDYEKARTEILHGQSSDEVHLERRKHLVPLEEIFRSAGINFETKTLHGVPGPTIVKHANETGYDVVLIGSRGLNTLQEMVLGSVSHKVAKRVEAPVIIVK
- a CDS encoding fluoride efflux transporter FluC; translated protein: MKRILAVGLGGMIGSLLRASIYMAVAEGLGLWLVNIAGSFLIGLAAVRLTRKSAELRLLISTGLLGSFTTFSAFSADWFHQLESSIWWGLVFAMTMTVACIAAAGAGLWTGRKGVPS
- a CDS encoding fluoride efflux transporter FluC, with protein sequence MIGIAIGGFLGAITRYVFYLLVESRLWQPKVATWLVNTIGSLVLGLFIGSGNLSVFWITGFLGAFTTFSTMALDVVKDLEDGKWLTGGGYVLLTVVSGVVLFSLGYGYML
- a CDS encoding ArsR/SmtB family transcription factor yields the protein MKELCEVTKVHPEVVDRVQESMTDLSDVANLFKALADETRLSIAYALTIEEEMCVCDIAAVIGSSTATASHHLRYLRERALAKSERKGKQIYYSLSDDHVRQLVTIAHEHTKEGVEIG
- a CDS encoding penicillin acylase family protein; protein product: MEKKVKRKTWLKWLLGVLGVLVTVAVAALIFVNVYITKSKPVIEGQVAVAILDTDATVTRDEIGVPHIQADTDADLYRAQGYVQAQDRMFQMDLSRRQASGQLAEVIGADAVDTDKFFRTFSLRDAAEKSWEGYDAEAKQVLEWYTEGVNAYMEEAKENGDLSFEFALLGYEPTEWTTVDSLTIGKFMAYDLGGHWNTLAVRHWALNEFPEDKARELFIQYPENAPAILAANKQQSVKVAGEFDTSVIPPEFNGSNNWVVSGDKTASGKPLLADDPHLGLSTPSIWYQMHLESPKQNVSGVIFAGIPGIILGHNEEIAWGVTNVGPDVQDLYIETPNPENPTQFRYEGAWEQAEVRKEPIKVKDGETEDFEVLVTRHGPVVSNILYDKEQAGAVFSMQWTALEPTLELQAVLNFNKASNWEEFELALEDFQAPAQNFVFASTDGTIAYKANGRIPIRKSGDGQLPVPGDSADYGWEGYIPFDELPRSVNPEEGFIATANNEVIDNAYPYHITDFWAQPYRYERIAEVLEASDELTAQDMMDLQMDQKNLYAAEFLADMIATVRSKTDDYDEVLTMLEEWDQVDSKEQAAPLVFHKWIKQLPETLLAEEFPKDVFKMLDGKNHITDEMMRNAFAGKEGVWVTEYGGVEKWLVDSLETAVTEIEDEQGTDLADWNWGEQHQLTFPHPLASASPIFAEFLNPDPVPIGGSNITVQAAASTPEGNVDHGASWRFVADLADLSSAYHIVGPGLSGHLKSDYFHNQVDDWAEGDFHETEIIDDVEGSILILKAE
- a CDS encoding SulP family inorganic anion transporter, whose product is MNTLSYKEQWFGNIRGDVLAGIVVALALIPEAIAFSIIAGVDPMVGLYASFSISVIIAFVGGRPGMISAATGAMALAMVLLVRDHGLDYLLAATVLTGVLQLIFGLLKVARFMKFIPRAVMIGFVNSLAILIFMAQVPFIFGINALTYVFVGVTLAIVYILPRFFTAIPAPLIAILVLTGVVIYSGIDMQNVGSLGTISQTLPSFFIPSVPFNFETLQIIFPTALALSVIGLLESLLTASIIDDATETGSDKNQEARGQGIANIITGFFGGMAGCAMIGQSGINVQSGGRGRLSSFVAGAFLMFLIIVLGNWVVQIPMPVLAGIMVMVCIGTFDWSSFKYLATAPKADAIVMLLTVVVVVYTHDLSKGVFAGVILSAMLFAAKISKVEVRKEGLESNVSNRYTIHGQLFFASSQDFVSAFDKVEASEQVVLDFSDATVWDDSGVGAIDRVMNKLQAQGQSVEIVGLNASSQKLVDKLATFSTASKGTS